One window of the Eucalyptus grandis isolate ANBG69807.140 chromosome 6, ASM1654582v1, whole genome shotgun sequence genome contains the following:
- the LOC104449538 gene encoding putative 1-phosphatidylinositol-3-phosphate 5-kinase FAB1D isoform X1 has translation MCTMCHVCGSELSKVSNGNKNHQNEIILKLNVGAHCKFCDKMKERDSIKRDVMSPYETPTISPTTSMSSYDSSVSSCSEFSVDLNPTDRINQEEANMPRGQDDSFYRAEEHKDSISEATSSGVGGSNMAMENNFKEFNRGHEHNSINIEIRHANHLQEVNNTGVENESRIVNGVTGNGNSSGFLDEIESKIWDPPEAKDPEDDMQGSMAYNDDDDEECGDGTRWGSSSSLSNFRDEGSGSYRFKEEKQKALDEVINGKFKALITQLLRSFGVAPSVEGGESWADIITSLSWEAASFLKPDAVDGNGIGPDGCVKIKCIATGTRDQSQVIRGLVFKKHAAHKHMPTSYKNPKLLLIRGMLGQSLSVLSSFNAMQQEDYLKPIVEMIEMCHPNVILVEKSVSRDIQESILAKGMTLVFDMKLHRLERIARCTGSSIVSTDTLAIQKLKQCESFRIEKFVEEHAGFVEGGKKPSKTLMFLDGCPTRLGCTILLKGSHSDELKKIKSIVQCSVGVAYHLILETAFLVDQRAMFSTIPFAGTADSSQNDRSSPTSVSNGIHDPSVREATPDHSACAIDVPISNGFHDGDSCHVMSELGASSPFSYEPYNPVVFSGFSSLSASLKKVIGGKFPLASSYFGFTRKEPDGHNESPASLSVSSDAVAIKDCIDDAKSPDEGEPQALLASSEVLPESVEDAHENDSIENKSAMTTVIDTQSILVLMSRRNAFRGVVCEQSHFSRITFYKNFDVPLGKFLRDKILNQGSLCTTCGGLPEAHFYYYAHHNEQLTIQVKRLPKEKELPGEGEGKLWMWSRCGKCKPFNGSTRSTKRVLISTAARCLSFGKFLELSFSHHSLFARLASCGHSLQRDFLYFFGLGPVVAMFRYSPVTTYTISMPPQKLEFNSSIRSDWFAKEIEKVSKKRMLLFAEVECNLKKIGPQFAGSVLHLMDSPKVFSDIEEMFKQESHDFELSIRNAVKNENPDQNAYNLLVLNRLLWELLLESFIWDRRLHHLSSADPPKVAAVSSGKADQQPESTMDSDAGKGNEGTDLGANAFSVREIPIKEPPEVEREFSVKDIPIENPMREHEQDDSSKVITASEDLHRATADNLSSSISSDQNLLSRSDVLSYDHSGKAENQLSPDHSDIDRTNQKSMSLLKPGSFVSVRESQGLTLQSSLFSTCQSVNGWFWKPFTEIKEFYVTKLLRGYSPRFEFVSSQNSEYLVKTHQLISEEGSRLRIPLANDNYFVSDYEGELSSIIACALAVLNGQSAMTDLITDDGCSDSWGAGKVAENMQNLIRVSSSTSYSSSNGSLDSDSVHSTRSTFSEESRLSSFDGLGLLDSLFPSENCKAEVSLGVTKSLMKGKYSVVCLYANEFRDLRSYCCPSEVDFIASLSRCRNWDAKGGKSKSVFAKTLDNRFIIKEIKKTEFDSFEKFAPHYFKYMKLSFESGNQTCLAKVLGIYQVTLRLNKSGKEARHDLMVMENLTFGRNITRQYDLKGALHARFTSATDGAGDVLLDQNFVNDMNSSPLYVSNKAKHLLQRAVWNDTSFLNLINVMDYSLLVVVDQQKQELVCGIIDYLRQYTWDKQLETWVKSSLYVPKNQLPTVISPKEYKKRFRKFMSAHFLCVPDNWCSQGSTDTCEICTINDDSSKSESQCVGT, from the exons ATGTGCACTATGTGTCATGTCTGTGGTTCGGAACTATCAAAGGTATCTAATGGGAACAAGAATCACCAAAATGAAATTATCTTGAAATTGAATGTTGGGGCACACTGTAAATTCTGTGATAAGATGAAGGAACGAGATTCTATAAAGAGGGATGTCATGAGCCCTTATGAAACGCCAACAATTAGTCCAACAACTTCAATGTCAAGCTATGACAGCTCTGTCTCAAGCTGCA gtGAATTTTCAGTGGACCTGAACCCCACTGATAG aatcaatcaagaagaagcTAATATGCCCCGTGGTCAAGATGATTCTTTTTATAGAGCAGAGGAGCATAAGGACTCTATTTCAGAAGCAACTAGCAGTGGAGTTGGAGGATCCAATATGGCAATGGAGAACAATTTTAAAGAGTTCAACAGGGGTCATGAACATAATAGCATCAATATTGAAATTAGGCATGCTAACCATCTTCAGGAAGTAAATAATACTGGCGTTGAAAATGAAAGTAGAATTGTTAATGGAGTAACAGGCAATGGAAATTCTAGTGGTTTTCTTGATGAGATAGAGAGCAAAATTTGGGATCCTCCAGAAGCAAAAGACCCGGAGGATGACATGCAGGGTAGTATGGcttataatgatgatgatgatgaggaatGTGGTGATGGCACAAGATGGGGCAGTTCAAGTTCTCTGAGTAACTTCAGAGATGAAGGTAGTGGGAGCTACAGATTTAAAGAGGAAAAGCAGAAAGCTCTGGATGAGGTGATTAATGGAAAATTTAAGGCCCTTATCACTCAACTCCTTAGATCTTTTGGTGTTGCCCCTTCCGTAGAGGGTGGTGAAAGTTGGGCGGACATAATAACTTCATTATCATGGGAAGCTGCTTCCTTTTTGAAGCCTGATGCTGTTGATGGAAACGGAATTGGTCCAGATGGCTGTGTAAAAATCAAATGCATAGCAACTGGTACGCGCGACCAGAG TCAAGTAATTAGAGGTCTTGTTTTCAAAAAGCATGCTGCTCACAAGCACATGCCCACGAGCTATAAGAATCCAAAGTTGCTGTTGATTCGGGGTATGCTTGGACAATCATTGAgtgttttgtcatcatttaatgCAATGCAGCAG GAGGATTATCTCAAACCCATTGTTGAGATGATTGAAATGTGCCACCCGAATGTAATTCTAGTAGAAAAATCAGTCTCTCGTGATATTCAAGAATCTATTCTCGCAAAAGGAATGACGTTAGTCTTCGATATGAAGCTCCATCGCTTGGAGAGAATAGCTCGTTGCACTGGCTCATCAATTGTCTCAACTGATACTTTGGCAATTCAGAAGCTAAAACAATGTGAATCCTTCCGTATTGAAAAGTTTGTGGAGGAGCATGCTGGTTTTGTTGAAGGAGGGAAGAAACCGAGCAAAACTTTGATGTTTCTTGATGGCTGTCCAACAAGACTTGGTTGTACA ATTTTGCTGAAAGGAAGTCATAGTGACGAGCTGAAAAAGATCAAGTCTATAGTGCAGTGTTCTGTTGGTGTGGCCTATCATCTGATCCTTGAGACGGCTTTCCTTGTTGATCAAAGAGCAATGTTCTCGACCATTCCTTTTGCTGGAACagcagattcatcacaaaatgaCCGATCATCCCCTACCTCGGTATCCAATGGTATTCATGATCCCAGTGTTCGGGAGGCTACTCCTGATCATAGCGCATGTGCAATTGATGTTCCCATTTCGAATGGATTCCATGATGGGGATTCGTGTCATGTGATGTCAGAATTAGGGGCAAGTTCACCATTTTCTTATGAGCCATATAATCCGGTTGTTTTTTCCGGATTCTCAAGCCTGTCAGCATCACTGAAGAAAGTCATAGGGGGCAAATTTCCTCTCGCTTCTTCTTATTTTGGATTTACTAGAAAGGAACCAGATGGTCATAATGAAAGTCCTGCTTCCTTGTCAGTAAGCTCAGATGCAGTGGCCATAAAAGATTGTATTGATGATGCAAAGTCACCTGATGAAGGAGAACCCCAGGCTTTATTAGCTTCCTCTGAGGTCCTTCCGGAATCGGTGGAAGATGCTCATGAAAATGACTCAATAGAAAACAAGAGTGCCATGACGACAGTTATTGATACACAGAGTATTTTAGTTCTGATGTCACGTCGTAATGCCTTTAGGGGAGTTGTGTGTGAGCAAAGCCATTTTTCTCGTATTACGTTCTACAAGAATTTTGATGTTCCCCTAGGGAAGTTTCTCCGAGATAAGATACTCAATCAG GGAAGCCTGTGCACTACATGTGGTGGACTGCCAGAAGCTCATTTCTATTACTATGCACATCATAATGAGCAGTTAACCATCCAAGTGAAGCGgcttccaaaagaaaaggaattaccaggagaaggagaaggaaagcTTTGGATGTGGAGTCGATGTGGTAAATGTAAACCTTTCAATGGATCTACAAGATCAACGAAAAGAGTTTTAATTTCTACTGCTGCCCGGTGCCTGTCATTTGGAAAGTTCCTTGAGCTCAGTTTTTCTCACCACTCACTGTTTGCGAGATTGGCAAGCTGTGGGCATTCTCTTCAAAGAGACTTCCTCTACTTCTTTGG ATTAGGCCCAGTTGTTGCGATGTTCAGATATTCCCCGGTCACAACATACACCATATCAATGCCACCCCAGAAACTGGAGTTTAATAGTTCAATCAGATCAGATTGGTttgcaaaagaaattgagaaa GTATCCAAGAAAAGGATGCTGCTATTTGCAGAAGTTGAGTGCAACTTGAAGAAGATAGGACCCCAATTTGCAGGATCTGTTTTGCATCTAATGGATTCACCGAAGGTATTCTCTGACATTGAAGAGATGTTTAAGCAGGAAAGCCATGATTTTGAG TTGAGCATTCGGAATGCTGTCAAGAATGAGAATCCAGACCAGAACGCTTATAATTTGCTTGTTCTGAACCGGTTGTTGTGGGAGCTTTTACTTGAATCATTCATTTGGGATAGACGTCTCCATCATCTCTCCTCTGCTGATCCTCCAAAGGTGGCTGCTGTTTCTTCTGGAAAAGCAGATCAACAACCTGAATCAACTATGGACAGTGATGCAGGTAAAGGAAATGAAGGGACAGATTTGGGAGCAAACGCCTTTTCTGTTAGAGAGATTCCAATAAAGGAACCTCCTGAGGTTGAAAGAGAATTTTCAGTCAAGGATATCCCTATTGAAAATCCCATGAGAGAACATGAGCAGGATGATTCATCCAAAGTAATCACAGCTTCTGAGGATCTTCACAGAGCAACAGCTGACAATTTAAGTTCGAGTATATCATCTGACCAGAATCTCCTTTCAAGATCGGATGTCTTATCTTACGATCACTCTGGCAAAGCAGAGAATCAATTATCTCCTGATCATTCCGATATAGATAGAACCAATCAGAAATCCATGAGTCTCCTGAAACCAGGTTCCTTTGTCAGCGTTAGGGAAAGTCAAGGTCTTACTTTGCAGAGTTCACTCTTCTCCACATGTCAAAGTGTGAATGGATGGTTCTGGAAACCGTTTACAGAGATTAAGGAGTTCTATGTAACTAAACTTCTAAGAGGCTACTCGCCACGATTTGAGTTTGTTAGTAGCCAAAATTCTGAGTACTTGGTCAAAACTCATCAGTTAATTTCCGAGGAAGGCTCAAGGCTGCGCATTCCTCTTGCaaatgataattattttgtgTCGGACTATGAGGGTGAACTTTCGAGCATCATTGCTTGTGCTTTGGCCGTGTTGAATGGTCAGTCTGCAATGACAGATCTTATTACTGATGATGGTTGTTCAGACAGTTGGGGTGCTGGTAAAGTGGCTGAGAATATGCAGAACCTGATTCGGGTATCTTCAAGcacttcttattcttcttcaaatGGTTCGTTGGACTCGGATAGTGTTCATTCAACGAGAAGCACTTTCTCAGAAGAGTCACGGTTATCCAGCTTTGATGGGTTGGGCTTGTTGGATTCTTTGTTCCCATCGGAAAATTGTAAAGCAGAAGTATCTTTGGGAGTAACAAAGTCACTGATGAAGGGTAAATACTCAGTAGTTTGTTTGTATGCTAATGAGTTCCGTGACCTCAGGAGCTATTGTTGCCCATCCGAGGTTGATTTTATTGCTTCATTAAGCCGGTGTAGGAACTGGGATGCAAAAGGTGGAAAGAGCAAATCTGTCTTTGCTAAGACTTTGGACAATAGGTTCATTATCAAGGAAATTAAGAAGACTGAATTTGATTCCTTTGAGAAGTTTGCCCCCCATTATTTCAAGTACATGAAACTGTCATTTGAGTCTGGGAACCAGACTTGTCTTGCAAAAGTTTTAGGAATCTACCAG GTGACCTTAAGGCTAaataaaagtggaaaagaagCTAGGCATGATCTGATGGTGATGGAGAACCTTACTTTTGGTCGGAATATTACTCGACAGTACGATCTGAAAGGGGCTCTACATGCTCGATTCACTTCAGCTACTGATGGAGCAGGAGATGTTCTCTTGGATCAGAATTTTGTCAATGACATGAACTCATCACCATTGTACGTGAGTAACAAAGCAAAGCATCTTCTGCAACGGGCTGTGTGGAATGATACAAGTTTTCTCAAT TTGATTAATGTGATGGACTATTCGTTGCTTGTGGTAGTCGATCAGCAGAAGCAAGAGCTTGTTTGTGGGATAATTGATTATCTTCGGCAGTATACCTGGGACAAGCAGTTGGAGACATGGGTTAAGTCCTCGCTCTATGTCCCTAAAAATCAGTTACCAACTGTCATCTCTCCAAAGGAGTATAAGAAGAGATTCAGAAAGTTCATGTCCGCACATTTCTTGTGCGTCCCAGACAATTGGTGCTCACAAGGTTCTACTGATACTTGTGAGATTTGCACCATTAATGATGACTCTTCCAAGTCGGAATCCCAATGCGTGGGGACATGA
- the LOC104449541 gene encoding protein EPIDERMAL PATTERNING FACTOR 2 — protein MTKIFPFGAHVAFTVLLLLSAAVLGCDGLRMNPHPSSSRGQADINGDRIDDILKEKRKGETGAELFPTGSSLPDCSHACGPCVPCKRVIVSYKCSIESCPVVYRCMCKGKYYHVPSH, from the exons ATGACGAAGATCTTTCCATTCGGAGCCCACGTTGCTTTCACCGTTCTCCTCCTATTGTCGGCGGCGGTGTTGGGTTGCGACGGGCTTCGGATGAATCCTCATCCTT CGAGCTCCCGGGGACAGGCGGACATCAATGGAGACCGTATCGATGACATCTTAAAG GAAAAGAGGAAGGGAGAAACCGGGGCAGAGCTGTTCCCGACTGGGTCGAGCTTGCCGGACTGCTCGCACGCATGCGGGCCGTGCGTGCCGTGCAAGAGGGTGATAGTGAGCTACAAGTGCTCGATCGAGTCGTGCCCGGTGGTCTACCGGTGCATGTGCAAGGGCAAGTATTACCACGTCCCTTCCCATTGA
- the LOC104449538 gene encoding putative 1-phosphatidylinositol-3-phosphate 5-kinase FAB1D isoform X2, which yields MCTMCHVCGSELSKVSNGNKNHQNEIILKLNVGAHCKFCDKMKERDSIKRDVMSPYETPTISPTTSMSSYDSSVSSCSEFSVDLNPTDRINQEEANMPRGQDDSFYRAEEHKDSISEATSSGVGGSNMAMENNFKEFNRGHEHNSINIEIRHANHLQEVNNTGVENESRIVNGVTGNGNSSGFLDEIESKIWDPPEAKDPEDDMQGSMAYNDDDDEECGDGTRWGSSSSLSNFRDEGSGSYRFKEEKQKALDEVINGKFKALITQLLRSFGVAPSVEGGESWADIITSLSWEAASFLKPDAVDGNGIGPDGCVKIKCIATGTRDQSQVIRGLVFKKHAAHKHMPTSYKNPKLLLIRGMLGQSLSVLSSFNAMQQEDYLKPIVEMIEMCHPNVILVEKSVSRDIQESILAKGMTLVFDMKLHRLERIARCTGSSIVSTDTLAIQKLKQCESFRIEKFVEEHAGFVEGGKKPSKTLMFLDGCPTRLGCTILLKGSHSDELKKIKSIVQCSVGVAYHLILETAFLVDQRAMFSTIPFAGTADSSQNDRSSPTSVSNGIHDPSVREATPDHSACAIDVPISNGFHDGDSCHVMSELGASSPFSYEPYNPVVFSGFSSLSASLKKVIGGKFPLASSYFGFTRKEPDGHNESPASLSVSSDAVAIKDCIDDAKSPDEGEPQALLASSEVLPESVEDAHENDSIENKSAMTTVIDTQSILVLMSRRNAFRGVVCEQSHFSRITFYKNFDVPLGKFLRDKILNQGSLCTTCGGLPEAHFYYYAHHNEQLTIQVKRLPKEKELPGEGEGKLWMWSRCGKCKPFNGSTRSTKRVLISTAARCLSFGKFLELSFSHHSLFARLASCGHSLQRDFLYFFGLGPVVAMFRYSPVTTYTISMPPQKLEFNSSIRSDWFAKEIEKVSKKRMLLFAEVECNLKKIGPQFAGSVLHLMDSPKVFSDIEEMFKQESHDFELSIRNAVKNENPDQNAYNLLVLNRLLWELLLESFIWDRRLHHLSSADPPKVAAVSSGKADQQPESTMDSDAGKGNEGTDLGANAFSVREIPIKEPPEVEREFSVKDIPIENPMREHEQDDSSKVITASEDLHRATADNLSSSISSDQNLLSRSDVLSYDHSGKAENQLSPDHSDIDRTNQKSMSLLKPGLQSSLFSTCQSVNGWFWKPFTEIKEFYVTKLLRGYSPRFEFVSSQNSEYLVKTHQLISEEGSRLRIPLANDNYFVSDYEGELSSIIACALAVLNGQSAMTDLITDDGCSDSWGAGKVAENMQNLIRVSSSTSYSSSNGSLDSDSVHSTRSTFSEESRLSSFDGLGLLDSLFPSENCKAEVSLGVTKSLMKGKYSVVCLYANEFRDLRSYCCPSEVDFIASLSRCRNWDAKGGKSKSVFAKTLDNRFIIKEIKKTEFDSFEKFAPHYFKYMKLSFESGNQTCLAKVLGIYQVTLRLNKSGKEARHDLMVMENLTFGRNITRQYDLKGALHARFTSATDGAGDVLLDQNFVNDMNSSPLYVSNKAKHLLQRAVWNDTSFLNLINVMDYSLLVVVDQQKQELVCGIIDYLRQYTWDKQLETWVKSSLYVPKNQLPTVISPKEYKKRFRKFMSAHFLCVPDNWCSQGSTDTCEICTINDDSSKSESQCVGT from the exons ATGTGCACTATGTGTCATGTCTGTGGTTCGGAACTATCAAAGGTATCTAATGGGAACAAGAATCACCAAAATGAAATTATCTTGAAATTGAATGTTGGGGCACACTGTAAATTCTGTGATAAGATGAAGGAACGAGATTCTATAAAGAGGGATGTCATGAGCCCTTATGAAACGCCAACAATTAGTCCAACAACTTCAATGTCAAGCTATGACAGCTCTGTCTCAAGCTGCA gtGAATTTTCAGTGGACCTGAACCCCACTGATAG aatcaatcaagaagaagcTAATATGCCCCGTGGTCAAGATGATTCTTTTTATAGAGCAGAGGAGCATAAGGACTCTATTTCAGAAGCAACTAGCAGTGGAGTTGGAGGATCCAATATGGCAATGGAGAACAATTTTAAAGAGTTCAACAGGGGTCATGAACATAATAGCATCAATATTGAAATTAGGCATGCTAACCATCTTCAGGAAGTAAATAATACTGGCGTTGAAAATGAAAGTAGAATTGTTAATGGAGTAACAGGCAATGGAAATTCTAGTGGTTTTCTTGATGAGATAGAGAGCAAAATTTGGGATCCTCCAGAAGCAAAAGACCCGGAGGATGACATGCAGGGTAGTATGGcttataatgatgatgatgatgaggaatGTGGTGATGGCACAAGATGGGGCAGTTCAAGTTCTCTGAGTAACTTCAGAGATGAAGGTAGTGGGAGCTACAGATTTAAAGAGGAAAAGCAGAAAGCTCTGGATGAGGTGATTAATGGAAAATTTAAGGCCCTTATCACTCAACTCCTTAGATCTTTTGGTGTTGCCCCTTCCGTAGAGGGTGGTGAAAGTTGGGCGGACATAATAACTTCATTATCATGGGAAGCTGCTTCCTTTTTGAAGCCTGATGCTGTTGATGGAAACGGAATTGGTCCAGATGGCTGTGTAAAAATCAAATGCATAGCAACTGGTACGCGCGACCAGAG TCAAGTAATTAGAGGTCTTGTTTTCAAAAAGCATGCTGCTCACAAGCACATGCCCACGAGCTATAAGAATCCAAAGTTGCTGTTGATTCGGGGTATGCTTGGACAATCATTGAgtgttttgtcatcatttaatgCAATGCAGCAG GAGGATTATCTCAAACCCATTGTTGAGATGATTGAAATGTGCCACCCGAATGTAATTCTAGTAGAAAAATCAGTCTCTCGTGATATTCAAGAATCTATTCTCGCAAAAGGAATGACGTTAGTCTTCGATATGAAGCTCCATCGCTTGGAGAGAATAGCTCGTTGCACTGGCTCATCAATTGTCTCAACTGATACTTTGGCAATTCAGAAGCTAAAACAATGTGAATCCTTCCGTATTGAAAAGTTTGTGGAGGAGCATGCTGGTTTTGTTGAAGGAGGGAAGAAACCGAGCAAAACTTTGATGTTTCTTGATGGCTGTCCAACAAGACTTGGTTGTACA ATTTTGCTGAAAGGAAGTCATAGTGACGAGCTGAAAAAGATCAAGTCTATAGTGCAGTGTTCTGTTGGTGTGGCCTATCATCTGATCCTTGAGACGGCTTTCCTTGTTGATCAAAGAGCAATGTTCTCGACCATTCCTTTTGCTGGAACagcagattcatcacaaaatgaCCGATCATCCCCTACCTCGGTATCCAATGGTATTCATGATCCCAGTGTTCGGGAGGCTACTCCTGATCATAGCGCATGTGCAATTGATGTTCCCATTTCGAATGGATTCCATGATGGGGATTCGTGTCATGTGATGTCAGAATTAGGGGCAAGTTCACCATTTTCTTATGAGCCATATAATCCGGTTGTTTTTTCCGGATTCTCAAGCCTGTCAGCATCACTGAAGAAAGTCATAGGGGGCAAATTTCCTCTCGCTTCTTCTTATTTTGGATTTACTAGAAAGGAACCAGATGGTCATAATGAAAGTCCTGCTTCCTTGTCAGTAAGCTCAGATGCAGTGGCCATAAAAGATTGTATTGATGATGCAAAGTCACCTGATGAAGGAGAACCCCAGGCTTTATTAGCTTCCTCTGAGGTCCTTCCGGAATCGGTGGAAGATGCTCATGAAAATGACTCAATAGAAAACAAGAGTGCCATGACGACAGTTATTGATACACAGAGTATTTTAGTTCTGATGTCACGTCGTAATGCCTTTAGGGGAGTTGTGTGTGAGCAAAGCCATTTTTCTCGTATTACGTTCTACAAGAATTTTGATGTTCCCCTAGGGAAGTTTCTCCGAGATAAGATACTCAATCAG GGAAGCCTGTGCACTACATGTGGTGGACTGCCAGAAGCTCATTTCTATTACTATGCACATCATAATGAGCAGTTAACCATCCAAGTGAAGCGgcttccaaaagaaaaggaattaccaggagaaggagaaggaaagcTTTGGATGTGGAGTCGATGTGGTAAATGTAAACCTTTCAATGGATCTACAAGATCAACGAAAAGAGTTTTAATTTCTACTGCTGCCCGGTGCCTGTCATTTGGAAAGTTCCTTGAGCTCAGTTTTTCTCACCACTCACTGTTTGCGAGATTGGCAAGCTGTGGGCATTCTCTTCAAAGAGACTTCCTCTACTTCTTTGG ATTAGGCCCAGTTGTTGCGATGTTCAGATATTCCCCGGTCACAACATACACCATATCAATGCCACCCCAGAAACTGGAGTTTAATAGTTCAATCAGATCAGATTGGTttgcaaaagaaattgagaaa GTATCCAAGAAAAGGATGCTGCTATTTGCAGAAGTTGAGTGCAACTTGAAGAAGATAGGACCCCAATTTGCAGGATCTGTTTTGCATCTAATGGATTCACCGAAGGTATTCTCTGACATTGAAGAGATGTTTAAGCAGGAAAGCCATGATTTTGAG TTGAGCATTCGGAATGCTGTCAAGAATGAGAATCCAGACCAGAACGCTTATAATTTGCTTGTTCTGAACCGGTTGTTGTGGGAGCTTTTACTTGAATCATTCATTTGGGATAGACGTCTCCATCATCTCTCCTCTGCTGATCCTCCAAAGGTGGCTGCTGTTTCTTCTGGAAAAGCAGATCAACAACCTGAATCAACTATGGACAGTGATGCAGGTAAAGGAAATGAAGGGACAGATTTGGGAGCAAACGCCTTTTCTGTTAGAGAGATTCCAATAAAGGAACCTCCTGAGGTTGAAAGAGAATTTTCAGTCAAGGATATCCCTATTGAAAATCCCATGAGAGAACATGAGCAGGATGATTCATCCAAAGTAATCACAGCTTCTGAGGATCTTCACAGAGCAACAGCTGACAATTTAAGTTCGAGTATATCATCTGACCAGAATCTCCTTTCAAGATCGGATGTCTTATCTTACGATCACTCTGGCAAAGCAGAGAATCAATTATCTCCTGATCATTCCGATATAGATAGAACCAATCAGAAATCCATGAGTCTCCTGAAACCAGG TTTGCAGAGTTCACTCTTCTCCACATGTCAAAGTGTGAATGGATGGTTCTGGAAACCGTTTACAGAGATTAAGGAGTTCTATGTAACTAAACTTCTAAGAGGCTACTCGCCACGATTTGAGTTTGTTAGTAGCCAAAATTCTGAGTACTTGGTCAAAACTCATCAGTTAATTTCCGAGGAAGGCTCAAGGCTGCGCATTCCTCTTGCaaatgataattattttgtgTCGGACTATGAGGGTGAACTTTCGAGCATCATTGCTTGTGCTTTGGCCGTGTTGAATGGTCAGTCTGCAATGACAGATCTTATTACTGATGATGGTTGTTCAGACAGTTGGGGTGCTGGTAAAGTGGCTGAGAATATGCAGAACCTGATTCGGGTATCTTCAAGcacttcttattcttcttcaaatGGTTCGTTGGACTCGGATAGTGTTCATTCAACGAGAAGCACTTTCTCAGAAGAGTCACGGTTATCCAGCTTTGATGGGTTGGGCTTGTTGGATTCTTTGTTCCCATCGGAAAATTGTAAAGCAGAAGTATCTTTGGGAGTAACAAAGTCACTGATGAAGGGTAAATACTCAGTAGTTTGTTTGTATGCTAATGAGTTCCGTGACCTCAGGAGCTATTGTTGCCCATCCGAGGTTGATTTTATTGCTTCATTAAGCCGGTGTAGGAACTGGGATGCAAAAGGTGGAAAGAGCAAATCTGTCTTTGCTAAGACTTTGGACAATAGGTTCATTATCAAGGAAATTAAGAAGACTGAATTTGATTCCTTTGAGAAGTTTGCCCCCCATTATTTCAAGTACATGAAACTGTCATTTGAGTCTGGGAACCAGACTTGTCTTGCAAAAGTTTTAGGAATCTACCAG GTGACCTTAAGGCTAaataaaagtggaaaagaagCTAGGCATGATCTGATGGTGATGGAGAACCTTACTTTTGGTCGGAATATTACTCGACAGTACGATCTGAAAGGGGCTCTACATGCTCGATTCACTTCAGCTACTGATGGAGCAGGAGATGTTCTCTTGGATCAGAATTTTGTCAATGACATGAACTCATCACCATTGTACGTGAGTAACAAAGCAAAGCATCTTCTGCAACGGGCTGTGTGGAATGATACAAGTTTTCTCAAT TTGATTAATGTGATGGACTATTCGTTGCTTGTGGTAGTCGATCAGCAGAAGCAAGAGCTTGTTTGTGGGATAATTGATTATCTTCGGCAGTATACCTGGGACAAGCAGTTGGAGACATGGGTTAAGTCCTCGCTCTATGTCCCTAAAAATCAGTTACCAACTGTCATCTCTCCAAAGGAGTATAAGAAGAGATTCAGAAAGTTCATGTCCGCACATTTCTTGTGCGTCCCAGACAATTGGTGCTCACAAGGTTCTACTGATACTTGTGAGATTTGCACCATTAATGATGACTCTTCCAAGTCGGAATCCCAATGCGTGGGGACATGA